The Pseudomonas sp. MH9.2 genomic interval CACCGCGACCGAGGGTGGTGATATTGCCGTGCTCATCGACACCCTGGAAACCGGCGACAACGACTACCCTGCCCGCCTTCAGATCGGCACGAATCTTCTGATCGTCGATTTGAAGGATACGCGCCTTGTTGTGTGCGCTGTCGGTCAGGATACGTACCTGATTGCCGGTGTAGGACACCGCTGGCACGCCACGCTTGATCAAGGCCATGGCCAACAGGGCAATGGTCACTTGCTCGCCCGTGGACACAATCACATCCAGCTCACGCGGAACCGGTTGATCGCTGATCTGCTTGGCCAATCCGATCAGGCGATTGGTCTCGCCACTCATGGCTGACAACACAACCACCAGCTCGACGCCTGCATCGTGGAACTTTTTAACCTTGTCGGCCACCTGCTCGATTCGCTCGACAGAGCCAACGGAGGTGCCTCCAAATTTCTGTACGATCAAAGCCATCTCAAAGCAGCCTCAGCCCGTGAAGGGCGCCCATTAAACATTCAAACCCATCAAAGCGCCAAAGCCTGCCGTCAGGCGGCAGGCCTGGTGGACGATTTAAACACCCTGCTCGACAAAGGGTACGGTCAACGCCAGCGCTGCATCCAGTGCACCGGCATCAACACCACCACCCTGAGCCATATCAGGACGACCACCGCCTTTACCGCCTACGGCAGCGGCCGCTTGCTTCATCAAATCACCGGCTTTGAGTTGGCCAGTCAGGTCCTTGGTTACGCCTGCAACCAGTACGACCTTATCTTCATGGACACTGCCGAGCAGGATCACTGCGCGGCCGAGCTTGTTCTTCAACTGATCAACCAGCGCCAACAGGGCTTTACCATCCTGACCGTCAAGGCGCACGGCGAGGACTTTTACCCCTTTGACATCCAGCGCAGAGGACGACAGATCATCGCCCGCAGCACTGGCCGCCTTGGCCTGCAATTGTTCGAGTTGTTTTTCCAACTGGCGGTTACGCTCCAGTACAGCCGAGAGCTTGTCCAGCACGTTGTCGCGACTGCCCTTGATCAGCGTCGCGGCTTCCTTGAGTGTGTCTTCCGCCGCGTTGAGGTAGGCCAGCGCCGCAGCGCCAGTGACCGCTTCGATACGTCGAACGCCTGCTGCAACGCCACCTTCACTGATGATTTTCATCAGCGCGATGTCGCCGGTGCGATTGGCGTGAATACCACCACACAGCTCGACCGAGAAATCGCCACCCATGCTCAGTACGCGCACGTTGTCGCCGTACTTCTCGCCAAACAGCGCCATGGCACCTTTCTTCTTGGCAGTCTCGATATCGGTTTCTTCGGTTTCGACCGGGGAGTTCTTGCGCACTTCGCGGTTTACGATGTCTTCCAGAGCTTTCAACTGCTCCGGTTTGATCGCTTCAAAGTGGCTGAAGTCAAAACGCAGGCGCTGACTGTCGACCAGCGACCCTTTCTGCTGTACATGCTCACCGAGTACCTGACGCAACGCGGCGTGCAGCAAGTGCGTCGCCGAGTGGTTCAGGGATGTGGCGTGGCGAACCTCGGCATCGACCTCTGCATTGAGTTCGACACCCACTTTAAGACTGCCTGCAGCCTGGACGCCGTGGTGCAGGAAAGCGCCGCCGGTTTTGGTGGTGTCACGTACGTCGAAACGCACGGCACCCGCCGACAGATAACCGCAGTCGCCAATCTGACCACCGGATTCGGCATAGAACGGCGTCTGATCGAGGATCACAACACCCTCTTCGCCTTCGCTCAATTGCTCGACCGCCTGGCCGTCTTTATACAGCGCAATCACCTTGGCGACAGCGCGAGTAGCGGTATAACCGATGAAGCGCGTGGGCTCATCAACCTTGACCAGGCTGTTGTAGTCCATACCAAACGAACTGGCCGAACGAGCGCGCACGCGCTGGGCGTCCATTTCGCGCTCAAAACCTTCCTCATCAAGGGTCAGGTTACGTTCGCGGGCGATGTCACCGGTCAGGTCCATCGGAAAACCGTAGGTGTCATACAGCTTGAACACCACATCACCCGGCACCACGCTGCCTTTGAGTTCAGCCAGATCCTGCTCGAGGATCTTCAGACCCTGCTCCAGGGTCTTGGCGAATTGCTCTTCTTCAGCCTTGAGCACGCGCTCGATGTGCGCTTGCTGCTCGGTCAATTCCGGGAAAGCGCTGCCCATTTCCGCGACCAGCGCGCCAACGATCTGATAGAAGAAGCTGCCTGTGGCGCCCAACTTGTTGCCATGGCGGCAGGCGCGACGAATGATCCGGCGCAGCACATAACCGCGGCCCTCGTTGGACGGCAGCACACCGTCGGCGATCAGGAAGCCGCAAGAACGGATGTGATCTGCCACGACTTTGAGCGAAGGCTGCATGTCGTTGCTGCAACCGATGGCCTTGGCTGAAGCGACCAGCAGGTTCTGGAACAGGTCGATCTCGTAGTTCGAATGCACGTGCTGCAGCACGGCACTGATCCGCTCCAGGCCCATGCCGGTGTCCACCGACGGCGCTGGCAACGGATGCAGCACGCCATCGGCAGTGCGGTTGAACTGCATGAACACGTTGTTCCAGATCTCGATATAACGGTCACCGTCTTCTTCCGGCGAGCCCGGTGGGCCACCCCAGATGTCGGCGCCGTGATCGTAGAAAATCTCGGTGCACGGACCGCAAGGGCCGGTATCGCCCATGGTCCAGAAGTTATCGGAGGCGTACGGCGCGCCTTTGTTGTCGCCGATACGCACCATGTGCTCGACCGGTACCCCGATTTCCTTGGTCCAGATATCGTAAGCTTCGTCATCGCTGGCGTAGACCGTGACCCAAAGCTTTTCCTTGGGCAGGTTCAACACACCGGTCAGGAAGGTCCAGGCGTAGGTGATGGCATCGCGCTTGAAATAATCACCAAAGCTGAAGTTACCCAGCATTTCGAAGAACGTGTGGTGACGAGCGGTATAGCCGACGTTTTCCAGGTCGTTGTGCTTACCACCGGCACGCACGCATTTCTGGCTACTGACCGCACGGGTGTAGGCGCGCTTTTCCTGACCCAGGAAGCAATCCTTGAACTGGTTCATCCCCGCGTTGGTAAACAGCAGGGTGGGGTCATTGCCCGGAATCAAAGAGCTGGAGGCTACACGGGTGTGACCTTGCTCTTCGAAGAAGCGAAGGAAGGCTTCACGGATTTCTGCGCTTTTCATAGATTCTTCCACGGAGACGGCGGCCAGAGGCAAGTGCAAAGTGTTAAACGAGGGTGCGACTTGCAAAGGGCCGCATTATATAGGCGTTGCGCCGTCGGTACAGCGTGTTTGTACGATAGAAACAAGCAATTGGATCGTCGGCAACATCACCCTTTAGCGAACTCGGCAAATGCTGCCACGACCTGTTCGATCTGAATACGCGATACATCCAGGTGCGTAACCATCCGCAAGCGCGCTGCGGCACTGAGCTTGATGCCCCGTTCAGCGCAAAAACCCTTGAGCGCTTCAGCCCGATCATCGACCTGCACGTACACCATGTTGGTCTGTACCGGTTCGACCTGATAACCCAGCCTACGCAAGCCTTCGGCCAGAAATTGGGCATTGGCATGGTCATCGGCCAATCGCTCGACGTGGTGCTCCAACGCATACAGCCCGGCAGCAGCGAGAATCCCGGCCTGACGCATGCCGCCCCCGACCATCTTGCGCAAACGACGGGCCTTGCCAATCAGTTCGGTCGTGCCGCACAACACTGAGCCGACCGGGGCACCCAAGCCTTTGGACAGGCACACCGAGACAGAATCAAAGTACTGGGTGATTTCTTTGGCATCAACCCCCAGCTTCACCGCCGCGTTGTACACGCGCGCGCCGTCCAGGTGCAAGGCCAGACCCTGCTCATCACACAAGGCTCGAGCGGCAGCCAGGTACCACAGAGGTAAAACCTTGCCCTGCATGGTGTCTTCCAGTGCCAGAAGTCGGGTACGGGCGAAATGGAAATCATCAGGCTTGATCGCAGCCAACACCTGATTCAAATCCAGCGAACCATCCGCCTGGACGTCAAGCGGTTGCGGCTGAATCGAGCCCAATACCGCGGCCCCGCCGCCTTCATATTTATAGGTATGCGCTTGTTGGCCGACGATGTATTCATCGCCGCGCCCACAATGAGCCATCAAACCGAGCAGATTGCTCATGGTACCGCTGGGTACAAACAGACCCGCCGCAAACCCGAGCTGGCCGGCCAGATGCGCCTCGAGACGGTTCACAGTCGGATCCTCGCCATACACGTCATCGCCCAACGGCGCACGCGACATGGCGTCGAGCATTCCAGCCGTGGGCTGGGTCACGGTGTCACTGCGCAGATCAATTACCGTCACGATAGAGCTCCATGAGATGTTCAAAACCCGGACAGTGAACGCAAGAACAGTCCTGCGATCACTCATTACTGAGGCCATTGAGTACTTTATTCAAGGTCACACTTCATGAACCGACCACTTCGATATAAGAAAAAGTCAGGACACCCTGACTAAAGTGTCCATGCATACTCGAGAAAACTATGATAAAAAATGCGCGCCGGCAGAAGATGCTGTCGGCAACGTTCTCAGGGCGGGGTGTGATTCCCCACCGGCGGTAATAACGCAAAATGCGTTTAGCCCGCGAGCGCTTGTGGTGCAGGATGCTTCGGCTCCCGCCCTGACAAGGTCAGCAGACCCGGTGTGATTCCGGGGCCGACGGTCATAGTCCGGATGAAGAGAGAACGGGATTGGCACCAAAGGGCCGTATCGTGCGCATCGCCATGAACACTTTTGCATTCTGGCCATGATCTCGACGTACCCTTGAATCCCATTCGATCCAAAGCGCCCTGTTTTTTTTATAAACAGGAGTCAGAACAGATGCAACTCACCTCAATCGATAGCAAAAGCAAAAGCCACCCTAACGAGCGCATCGCTTTTATCCAGGCCTGCTGGCACAAGGATATTGTCGATCAGAGTCGTAATGGTTTTGTCGCTGAAATGGCAAACCATGGCTACGCCGAGAGCGATATCGATTTCTTCGAAGTCGGCGGCGCGTTTGAAATCCCTTTGCACGCCAAGCTGCTGGCCAAAACCGGACGTTACTCAGGCATTGTCGCGGCCGGCCTGGTGGTCGACGGCGGTCTTTATCGCCATGAGTTCGTCGCTCAATCGGTTGTCAGTGCGTTGATGCAAGTGCAGCTGGAAACGGAAATCCCGGTATTTTCCGTGGTCCTCACGCCGCATAACTTTCATGCCGGTGACGAACACCAAAAGTTCTTCTTCGAGCATTTCGTGCTGAAAGGCGCAGAAGCTGCAAAAACCTGTGTTGACACCGTGAACAAGTTGCGCAGCTTGCGTCGCACCGAGCCGCAACAGCGCGTCGCGGTTTAATCAGCAGCGCTTCGCGCAACAAACTGGGTCTAGGTAGCTGACTTGTCTGCGAAAGGCGGGGTCGCAAACAAGTCAGTTACAGATCCTTTGGCTTCAAGCCAATTCTTCGCCGTTACTGGGCACAATCAGAATGCCAGCGCGCAAGCCGTTCTTGACCTTGGGGTTAGGGAAGATGATACGTGCGCCCTGTTCTTCAACGACCCAGCGGGTATCGGCCAAGTCATTGGCCAACAGAAAGCCTTGGTCCAGTTCCGAAAAGTTCTCGATGTCCGCAGGCAAGTTCAGCTTGAACGCATCGCTGTGCTTGATGATTTCACGGGCAACGCTGAATAGCTGCAAACCGTTGAGTGGCTGATCGTCAAACGCTGGTTCCGTGCCTTCGATCATGTGTTTGAGACGCTTTTCGAGTAACTGTAGATTGACCTGTTGGTTTTCCCCGAACGGCCGCGCCTTACCCAATTCCAGGGTAAAGGACTCAGCACCTAACTTGTCGTAGGTGTAAGAACTGAAGACGATAGATGCCTTGTTTTGCAGCAACACTGCCTCCATCCCCGCCGCCTGCAAGCGCGCCAGTTCAAGGCGCGAGCGCTGACGACCTTCCTTCCACGGATACAGCGCGAATTGCTCGATCTTCGAACCACGAATGGCTGTGTGCAGGTCGTAATGCAACCGATAACGATCCGGCAGACTGAAGAAACTGGCCGCCAGACGCTCCAGCTCGCAAGCCCGTAAAGCCTCGAAGCCGCTGGTCTGTTCATGGCGTCCGTTGAACAACCGGTTCACATCCTGCTCGATATAACGCTCCCCGCGACGCATGGCCACGGGGTTGCCGAACAGGAACAAAATACGTGCCCGCGGTTTCAGATCGCCGCGTGCGATGTCACGAATCAATTGGTCCAACAGCTCGATAGGCGCGGTTTCGTTGCCGTGAATCCCGGCGGACAACAGCAAGTCCATGCCATTGTCCCGGGCTGCAGGCGGACGGACTTCAAGCGCCCCTTCGCTCATCCAGCGCATACGCACGCCTTCGACAGTCAGTTGAGTCTTTTCCGCTGGTTCATGACCAGCCAGGGTCAGTTCAAGCAGCTTGCCGAGAGCGAGCATACGTCGTGCTCCTTATTGAGCGGGCGTGGTATTTCAGTGATCGTGGGCGCAGTCAGGACCGTGAACGTGCTCTTCATCACCGACGTCTGCCGGTTCCATTTCCAGTTGCAGGCTGACCAGGTTGGTCGCCAAAGGACGTAACAGCAGGTTAGCGTATTCGGCGTCACCCTCTTCAACATCGACGCCAATCAGCAACTGACCACGGCCATCGTGCTGAATCCACAGCTCTTTGCCTTGCCACATGACCGCAACACGGGTGCAAGAGGTCTCCAGCTGGGTGCCGTCGGTGTCTTCAAGGATCAACTGCAGGGTGTCGCTCATAATCGGGTGCTCTTTAGAGAGGGAAATCGCGCGCCCCTCTTCAAGGGCGCGTACTTTCAATTGATTTGGGAGGGATAAACCGAGCCCAGTTTAAGGATTTTCGTCAGTTCATCCAGTGCCGCACGGCATTCAAGCAACAATCCGGGATCGGTCAGGTCGGTTTCGCTCATTCGATCGCGGTAGTGCTTCTCGACCCACTGGGTCAGCGTGTCGTACAAGGGCGCCGTCATGATAACCCCTGGATTGACTGCCGCCAGCTCGGTTTCGTTGAGTGCGACCCGCAGCCGCAGGCACGCCGGACCACCGCCATTCTGCATGCTTTGCTTGAGATCGAAGACTTTCACTTCAGTGATCGGGCCATCGTCAGCGATCAATCGCTGCAAATACTGCCAGACGCGCTCGTTGCCTCGGCACTCTTCCGGGACGATGAGCAGCATTGAGCCATCGGCACGGGACAACAACTGGCTGTTGAACAGATAGGAACGCACCGCGTCTTCGACCGCGACTTCAGCACGTGGTACGCAGATCGCACGGAAGCGCCCGCCGCGTCGCCCCAGCTTGTCGTGAAGTTCAGCCAACATGTGTTCGGTATTGAGGAATGCATCTTCGTGATAGAACAGTAGCTCGCCGTTGCCCACTGCGATCACGTCGTTGTGGAATACCCCTTGATCGATAACCGCCGGGTTTTGCTGGGCGAAGACCACACCGTCTTCGCTCAGACCGTGCAAGCGCGCAACAGCCTGCGAAGCTTCCAGGGTTTGCCGCGCCGGGTACTTCTGCGGCGCCGGGTAACGGGTGTCGAATGCACTGCGCCCAAACACAAAAAACTCAACGCCCGCTTGGCCATAGTCGTGGCAAAAACGAGTGTGGTTGGCGGCGCCTTCATCGCCAAATTGCGCCACAGCAGGTAACGCCGCGTGGTGGGCAAAGTGCTGCTGATCAGCGAACATCGCCTTTAATACGCGGGTGGTAGTCGGGTGTTCGATGCTGCGGTGGTACTTGCAATTGAGGTTGGCCGCAGTGAAATGCACCCGACCATCAGCCGTGTCGGCGCTCGGGCTGACCGTGGCAGCGTTAGCCACCCACATACTTGATGCCGAGCAACTGGCGACCAACAACGGCATGGCGTCTTTGGCGGCTTGCTGGATCACTTGCGCGTCGCTGCCACTGAAACCCAAAGAGCGCAGTGCAGCCACATCCGGGCGCTCCTGCGGGGCCAGCACGCCTTGGGTGAAGCCCATTTCCATCAGGGCCTTCATCTTCGCCAGACCTTGCAACGC includes:
- the alaS gene encoding alanine--tRNA ligase; translation: MKSAEIREAFLRFFEEQGHTRVASSSLIPGNDPTLLFTNAGMNQFKDCFLGQEKRAYTRAVSSQKCVRAGGKHNDLENVGYTARHHTFFEMLGNFSFGDYFKRDAITYAWTFLTGVLNLPKEKLWVTVYASDDEAYDIWTKEIGVPVEHMVRIGDNKGAPYASDNFWTMGDTGPCGPCTEIFYDHGADIWGGPPGSPEEDGDRYIEIWNNVFMQFNRTADGVLHPLPAPSVDTGMGLERISAVLQHVHSNYEIDLFQNLLVASAKAIGCSNDMQPSLKVVADHIRSCGFLIADGVLPSNEGRGYVLRRIIRRACRHGNKLGATGSFFYQIVGALVAEMGSAFPELTEQQAHIERVLKAEEEQFAKTLEQGLKILEQDLAELKGSVVPGDVVFKLYDTYGFPMDLTGDIARERNLTLDEEGFEREMDAQRVRARSASSFGMDYNSLVKVDEPTRFIGYTATRAVAKVIALYKDGQAVEQLSEGEEGVVILDQTPFYAESGGQIGDCGYLSAGAVRFDVRDTTKTGGAFLHHGVQAAGSLKVGVELNAEVDAEVRHATSLNHSATHLLHAALRQVLGEHVQQKGSLVDSQRLRFDFSHFEAIKPEQLKALEDIVNREVRKNSPVETEETDIETAKKKGAMALFGEKYGDNVRVLSMGGDFSVELCGGIHANRTGDIALMKIISEGGVAAGVRRIEAVTGAAALAYLNAAEDTLKEAATLIKGSRDNVLDKLSAVLERNRQLEKQLEQLQAKAASAAGDDLSSSALDVKGVKVLAVRLDGQDGKALLALVDQLKNKLGRAVILLGSVHEDKVVLVAGVTKDLTGQLKAGDLMKQAAAAVGGKGGGRPDMAQGGGVDAGALDAALALTVPFVEQGV
- the ltaE gene encoding low-specificity L-threonine aldolase, which produces MTVIDLRSDTVTQPTAGMLDAMSRAPLGDDVYGEDPTVNRLEAHLAGQLGFAAGLFVPSGTMSNLLGLMAHCGRGDEYIVGQQAHTYKYEGGGAAVLGSIQPQPLDVQADGSLDLNQVLAAIKPDDFHFARTRLLALEDTMQGKVLPLWYLAAARALCDEQGLALHLDGARVYNAAVKLGVDAKEITQYFDSVSVCLSKGLGAPVGSVLCGTTELIGKARRLRKMVGGGMRQAGILAAAGLYALEHHVERLADDHANAQFLAEGLRRLGYQVEPVQTNMVYVQVDDRAEALKGFCAERGIKLSAAARLRMVTHLDVSRIQIEQVVAAFAEFAKG
- a CDS encoding 6,7-dimethyl-8-ribityllumazine synthase, whose translation is MQLTSIDSKSKSHPNERIAFIQACWHKDIVDQSRNGFVAEMANHGYAESDIDFFEVGGAFEIPLHAKLLAKTGRYSGIVAAGLVVDGGLYRHEFVAQSVVSALMQVQLETEIPVFSVVLTPHNFHAGDEHQKFFFEHFVLKGAEAAKTCVDTVNKLRSLRRTEPQQRVAV
- the astE gene encoding succinylglutamate desuccinylase codes for the protein MLALGKLLELTLAGHEPAEKTQLTVEGVRMRWMSEGALEVRPPAARDNGMDLLLSAGIHGNETAPIELLDQLIRDIARGDLKPRARILFLFGNPVAMRRGERYIEQDVNRLFNGRHEQTSGFEALRACELERLAASFFSLPDRYRLHYDLHTAIRGSKIEQFALYPWKEGRQRSRLELARLQAAGMEAVLLQNKASIVFSSYTYDKLGAESFTLELGKARPFGENQQVNLQLLEKRLKHMIEGTEPAFDDQPLNGLQLFSVAREIIKHSDAFKLNLPADIENFSELDQGFLLANDLADTRWVVEEQGARIIFPNPKVKNGLRAGILIVPSNGEELA
- a CDS encoding topoisomerase II — translated: MSDTLQLILEDTDGTQLETSCTRVAVMWQGKELWIQHDGRGQLLIGVDVEEGDAEYANLLLRPLATNLVSLQLEMEPADVGDEEHVHGPDCAHDH
- the astB gene encoding N-succinylarginine dihydrolase codes for the protein MKSYEVNFDGLVGPTHNYGGLSYGNVASQSNSQQFSNPREAALQGLAKMKALMEMGFTQGVLAPQERPDVAALRSLGFSGSDAQVIQQAAKDAMPLLVASCSASSMWVANAATVSPSADTADGRVHFTAANLNCKYHRSIEHPTTTRVLKAMFADQQHFAHHAALPAVAQFGDEGAANHTRFCHDYGQAGVEFFVFGRSAFDTRYPAPQKYPARQTLEASQAVARLHGLSEDGVVFAQQNPAVIDQGVFHNDVIAVGNGELLFYHEDAFLNTEHMLAELHDKLGRRGGRFRAICVPRAEVAVEDAVRSYLFNSQLLSRADGSMLLIVPEECRGNERVWQYLQRLIADDGPITEVKVFDLKQSMQNGGGPACLRLRVALNETELAAVNPGVIMTAPLYDTLTQWVEKHYRDRMSETDLTDPGLLLECRAALDELTKILKLGSVYPSQIN